The following proteins come from a genomic window of Acidimicrobiales bacterium:
- a CDS encoding MBL fold metallo-hydrolase — translation MGLSVTVLGCSGSYPAAGEACSGYLVRGAGTTLWLDAGSGTMSNLQRHVGLGDIDAVVLSHEHPDHWSDIEGYWVAMTYGDEPRRHIPVYAPAGVRAKATTDMAPTFDWQVIADGSDETIGGLRLRFSRTDHRPETLAVRIDGDGKSFGYSADTGPAWSLSALGEGLDLALCEASYTSDKTGDPRHLTAAEAGRTAREAGAARLLLTHFWPTVDRRRSAEEAAATFGGPVEIATTNEEYTL, via the coding sequence GTGGGCCTGAGCGTCACCGTGCTCGGTTGCAGCGGCAGCTATCCGGCGGCGGGGGAGGCGTGCAGCGGTTACCTCGTGCGCGGCGCGGGCACGACGCTCTGGCTCGATGCGGGCTCGGGCACCATGTCGAACCTGCAACGCCACGTCGGATTGGGCGACATCGACGCCGTGGTGCTGAGCCACGAGCACCCCGACCACTGGAGCGACATCGAGGGCTACTGGGTGGCCATGACGTACGGCGACGAGCCCCGCCGCCACATCCCCGTGTACGCCCCAGCGGGCGTGCGCGCCAAGGCCACAACAGACATGGCGCCGACGTTCGACTGGCAGGTTATCGCCGACGGGTCCGACGAGACGATCGGCGGGCTGCGGCTGCGGTTCTCGCGTACCGACCACCGGCCCGAGACGTTGGCCGTCCGCATCGACGGCGACGGCAAGTCGTTCGGCTACTCGGCCGACACCGGCCCGGCGTGGTCGTTGTCGGCCCTGGGGGAGGGGCTCGACCTGGCGCTGTGCGAGGCGTCGTACACCAGCGACAAGACAGGCGACCCCCGCCACCTGACGGCCGCCGAGGCAGGCCGCACCGCCCGCGAGGCAGGTGCCGCCCGTTTGTTGCTCACCCATTTCTGGCCCACCGTCGACCGCCGGCGCAGCGCCGAGGAAGCGGCCGCCACCTTCGGCGGGCCTGTCGAGATCGCCACCACCAACGAGGAGTACACCCTGTGA
- the murI gene encoding glutamate racemase: protein MDDRAIGVFDSGFGGLTVARALIDLLPGEDIVYFGDTGRYPYGPRPLDEVREFARQITGMLIERHDVKMVVVACNTAAAAALDLLRFEHEVPIVGVIDPGVRAALAATRNRRVGVIGTVGTMASGAYQRAVHASRAEVELTCSACPGFVEFVERGETDSEQVHVLAERLLAPVKQAGVDTLLLGCTHYPFLARTIGDVMGREVVLVSSAEETAFEVLSILDDTGLGTRTAGKGQHRWVSSGDVEWFRSLGAQLFGPELADVEAWSWA from the coding sequence ATGGACGACCGGGCCATCGGCGTGTTCGACAGCGGTTTCGGCGGGCTGACCGTCGCCCGCGCCCTCATCGACCTCCTCCCCGGCGAGGACATCGTCTACTTCGGCGACACCGGCCGCTACCCGTACGGGCCCCGGCCGCTCGACGAGGTGCGCGAGTTCGCTCGCCAGATCACCGGCATGCTGATCGAACGCCACGACGTGAAGATGGTCGTCGTCGCCTGCAATACGGCGGCCGCTGCTGCGTTGGATCTCCTGCGCTTCGAGCACGAGGTGCCCATCGTCGGCGTGATCGACCCTGGGGTGCGCGCCGCGCTGGCCGCCACCCGCAACCGCCGGGTCGGGGTCATCGGCACCGTGGGCACGATGGCCTCGGGCGCCTACCAGCGGGCCGTGCACGCCAGCCGGGCCGAGGTGGAACTGACGTGCAGCGCGTGCCCGGGCTTCGTGGAGTTCGTGGAGCGGGGGGAGACCGACAGCGAGCAGGTGCACGTGCTGGCCGAACGCCTCTTGGCCCCGGTCAAGCAGGCAGGCGTCGACACCCTGTTGCTCGGCTGCACCCATTACCCGTTCCTCGCTCGCACCATCGGTGACGTCATGGGCCGTGAGGTGGTGCTGGTGTCGTCGGCCGAGGAGACGGCGTTCGAGGTCTTGAGCATCCTCGACGACACCGGCCTCGGCACGCGCACCGCAGGCAAGGGCCAGCACCGATGGGTGTCGTCGGGCGACGTCGAGTGGTTCCGGTCGCTTGGCGCCCAGTTGTTCGGGCCTGAACTGGCCGACGTGGAGGCGTGGTCGTGGGCCTGA
- a CDS encoding cysteine synthase family protein, whose protein sequence is MAVYGNVLDLIGNTPLLDLSTLSPNPRVRILAKLEGQTPGGSVKDRIALSMIETAEKDGTLSPGQTIIEPTSGNTGIGLAMVARIKGYPMKTVLPTNVSPERKQLLQVWGAEIIESPGSEGSNGAVRMAQRLAAEHPEWAFLYQYANPANPKAHYEGTAPEIWRDCPEITHFVAGLGTSGTLMGCSRFFKERNPAVQIWAVEPPSGEMVDGLRNLDDGYIPPVFDPDLLDRKKVVGPEESILGTRRLIEVGVFSGISSGAALMGAIKCAADIDEGVVVTLFPDAGWKYLSSEAWTADLADVTARAREINYW, encoded by the coding sequence GTGGCCGTCTACGGCAACGTCCTCGACCTCATCGGCAACACCCCGCTGCTCGACCTGAGCACGCTCAGCCCCAACCCGCGGGTGCGCATCCTGGCCAAGCTCGAAGGCCAGACCCCCGGCGGCTCGGTCAAGGACCGCATCGCCCTGTCGATGATCGAGACGGCCGAGAAGGACGGCACCCTTTCGCCCGGCCAGACGATCATCGAGCCCACGTCGGGCAACACCGGCATCGGCCTGGCCATGGTGGCCCGCATCAAGGGCTACCCCATGAAGACGGTGCTGCCCACCAACGTGTCGCCCGAGCGCAAGCAGCTCCTGCAGGTGTGGGGCGCCGAGATCATCGAGTCGCCCGGGTCGGAAGGTTCCAATGGCGCCGTGCGCATGGCCCAGCGCCTGGCCGCCGAGCACCCCGAGTGGGCCTTCCTCTACCAGTACGCCAACCCCGCCAACCCCAAGGCGCACTACGAGGGCACCGCTCCCGAGATCTGGCGCGACTGCCCCGAGATCACCCACTTCGTGGCAGGCCTGGGCACCAGCGGCACCCTCATGGGCTGCTCTCGGTTCTTCAAGGAGCGCAACCCGGCCGTGCAGATCTGGGCCGTCGAGCCGCCGTCGGGGGAGATGGTGGACGGCCTGCGCAACCTCGACGACGGCTACATCCCGCCGGTCTTCGACCCCGACCTGCTCGACCGCAAGAAGGTGGTCGGCCCCGAGGAATCGATCCTCGGCACCCGCCGGCTCATCGAGGTCGGCGTGTTCTCCGGCATCTCGTCGGGCGCCGCGCTCATGGGTGCGATCAAGTGCGCGGCCGACATCGACGAGGGCGTGGTCGTCACGCTGTTCCCCGACGCCGGGTGGAAGTACCTGTCGAGCGAGGCGTGGACCGCGGACCTGGCCGACGTCACCGCCCGCGCCCGCGAGATCAACTACTGGTAG
- the smpB gene encoding SsrA-binding protein SmpB, whose protein sequence is MPPKGTRPVAQNRKARHDYDVLETFECGIALQGSEVKSLRDGKVQLRDAYARAEGGEVWLYGVHVSPYVHANGFGAHDPDRKRKLLLHRREIDELDERTKQDSLTLVPLSIYFKDGRAKIELALARGRKTYDKRHAIAERDAARDIERASARGRRGED, encoded by the coding sequence ATGCCGCCCAAGGGCACCAGGCCGGTCGCGCAGAACCGCAAGGCTCGGCACGACTACGACGTGCTCGAGACCTTCGAGTGCGGCATCGCGCTCCAGGGCAGCGAGGTGAAGTCGTTGCGCGACGGCAAGGTGCAGCTGCGCGATGCCTACGCCCGGGCCGAGGGCGGCGAGGTGTGGTTGTACGGGGTGCACGTGTCGCCGTACGTGCATGCCAACGGGTTCGGGGCCCACGACCCCGATCGGAAACGCAAGCTGTTGCTGCACCGGCGGGAGATCGACGAGCTCGACGAGCGCACCAAGCAGGACTCGTTGACCCTCGTGCCCCTGTCGATCTACTTCAAGGACGGACGGGCCAAGATCGAGCTCGCCTTGGCCCGGGGTCGCAAGACGTACGACAAGCGACATGCCATCGCCGAGCGCGACGCCGCTCGCGACATCGAACGTGCGTCGGCCCGAGGCCGGCGCGGGGAAGACTGA
- a CDS encoding M67 family metallopeptidase, which produces MLRLSEDVYQRMVGHCYDGLPLEACGLLAGDAETGKAERCYPTRNDAASSRVYTVNGTDFLKADRDAEDNGLTILGVFHSHTHTDAYPSPTDVAQAPDPTWHYVLVSLRDLAPVVRSYRIVDGKITEEPVVLERR; this is translated from the coding sequence ATGCTCCGGCTCTCCGAAGACGTCTACCAGCGCATGGTCGGCCACTGCTACGACGGCCTGCCCTTGGAGGCGTGCGGCCTGCTGGCAGGCGACGCCGAGACGGGCAAGGCCGAGCGTTGCTACCCCACGCGCAACGACGCCGCGTCGTCGCGCGTCTACACCGTCAACGGCACAGACTTCCTCAAGGCCGACCGCGACGCCGAGGACAACGGGCTCACCATCCTCGGCGTCTTCCACTCCCACACCCACACCGACGCGTACCCGTCGCCCACCGACGTGGCCCAGGCTCCCGACCCCACGTGGCACTACGTGTTGGTGTCGCTGCGCGACCTGGCGCCGGTGGTGCGGTCGTACCGGATCGTGGACGGGAAGATCACCGAAGAGCCGGTTGTTCTCGAACGTCGGTAG
- a CDS encoding phospholipid scramblase-related protein has product MPELLEHERLIVSQKAKLIELTNEYKIRDEQGNEVGAIRQEGQSGLRKLLRLVSSIDALLPVTLSVYDAGGRKVAGLRRGATVWKSKIEVTDGSGGVVGRLVQENMVGKVRFGIEGAGGVRLGEMKAENWRAWDFAISDISGAEVARITKKWAGLGKEMFTTADNYVVELTPQATGPLRLIVLAAAAGIDTALKQQGG; this is encoded by the coding sequence ATGCCCGAGCTGTTGGAGCACGAACGGCTGATCGTCAGCCAGAAGGCCAAGCTCATCGAGCTGACCAACGAGTACAAGATCCGCGACGAGCAGGGCAACGAGGTCGGTGCCATCCGCCAGGAGGGGCAGTCCGGGTTGCGCAAGCTCCTGCGCCTGGTGAGCAGCATCGACGCGCTGCTGCCGGTGACGCTGTCGGTGTACGACGCCGGCGGCCGGAAGGTGGCCGGGCTGCGGCGGGGGGCGACGGTCTGGAAGTCGAAGATCGAGGTCACCGACGGGTCAGGCGGCGTGGTCGGGCGGTTGGTGCAGGAGAACATGGTGGGCAAGGTCCGCTTCGGCATCGAGGGCGCCGGCGGGGTGCGGCTCGGCGAGATGAAGGCGGAGAACTGGCGGGCGTGGGACTTCGCCATCAGCGACATCTCGGGGGCCGAGGTGGCCCGCATCACCAAGAAGTGGGCGGGCCTGGGCAAGGAGATGTTCACCACCGCCGACAACTACGTCGTCGAGCTGACGCCGCAGGCAACAGGGCCGCTCCGCCTGATCGTCCTGGCTGCCGCCGCCGGCATCGACACCGCCCTCAAGCAGCAGGGCGGCTGA
- a CDS encoding AAA family ATPase, which yields MGCTACGADNRADAAYCASCGNRLCPTCGAATPARARYCDSCGTATAAAPAGEDAERRPVTVLFADAAGSTALTQRIGDEEAYRLMQRAVAHMVQAVERHHGTVTQFRGDGVMALFGAPVAREHSAVDAVVAALELQDELGRLSDELAERLGATCPFRIGIHTGPVVVGRLADRVVVDITAVGDTANVAARLEQAAEPGTVYISEASWRVVRDFVACAPVGALRAKGVGEPVVAYRALRRTAVRSRLEAASARGLSRFVGRHRELALLEAMVGRNQAVLVVGEAGIGKSRLLMELRVHVGDRVRWVEGHCRATGAGTPWLPVVDLLRNALGVDEATDPAAVATAVDATMVGRPDAAPYLKWLLRAVGDDAVDPEPQSRRAAIHDALRAFADEVAEHGPVVVAVEDLHWADDASQAAVAAMADAPVLLLATARPGYEAGAIDIWTTKLGLDQLAPDDAAALAAGALGVDTLPAEVCDLVAARTDGNPLFVEEVAAALAETGAVRRDGDGWALGPGADALAVPTTLEEVILARIDRLDPEARAALQLAAVIGREFTRTLLERIARLDHPLDGHLGELTRLELIRQKSHMPELTFLFKHALTHEVTYSTLLADRRRQLHRVVALAIEELYGPRVDEVADELARHWTEAGDEGRALDYLDAAAGRALSTFSVREARAYFRTAVDLCRRIDDARLATFAAGLGQSHLAAGDMDDAWQAFDEGAVAARLAGDRDGEVVNLGWRAYCEVFTYRFDAAEGTLDAATAPPAPDSADARLFALAVRRVLADVTGRLDHVPALEAAAAPLVAHVGPMAWSMWQGMVELRANWRAQWEDIGPLLHRFPELPNLVDRAATLWTSGMAAAGRGDYVAALDLLRRQLDMAERLGEVAFRARALNTVGWVHGDLGDLDGAVAWNERCLEFLVTCGMPDVEIESNARLNLADAHLAAGRLDEAARELQVVERVVRRPSSPGDQWMRWRYSQHWFHTAGELALARGAVSDAAALADECFAAARETDSPKNEVKGLRLRGQCLLAAGDTTGALGALGEAGALAETVRNPPQLWRTLTALAEARRAAGDGAGAAIAAKGAEEAIGTVVATLGAHPLAAVLAQSADAQAARAYA from the coding sequence ATGGGCTGCACGGCATGCGGAGCCGACAACCGCGCCGACGCGGCGTACTGCGCCTCCTGCGGCAACCGCTTGTGCCCGACGTGTGGGGCCGCCACCCCGGCTCGCGCCCGCTACTGCGACTCGTGCGGCACGGCGACGGCGGCCGCACCTGCGGGCGAAGACGCCGAGCGCCGTCCCGTCACCGTGCTGTTCGCCGACGCCGCGGGCTCCACCGCCTTGACCCAGCGCATCGGCGACGAGGAAGCGTACCGCCTCATGCAGCGCGCCGTGGCGCACATGGTCCAGGCGGTCGAACGCCACCACGGCACGGTGACGCAGTTCCGCGGCGACGGCGTGATGGCGTTGTTCGGTGCGCCCGTGGCCCGCGAACACTCCGCGGTCGATGCCGTGGTGGCTGCCTTGGAGCTTCAGGACGAACTGGGCCGCCTGTCCGACGAGTTGGCCGAGCGCCTTGGCGCCACCTGCCCCTTCCGCATCGGCATCCACACCGGCCCCGTGGTCGTCGGCCGGTTGGCCGACCGGGTGGTCGTCGACATCACCGCCGTGGGCGACACCGCCAACGTGGCGGCCCGGTTGGAACAGGCGGCCGAGCCGGGCACGGTGTACATCTCCGAGGCCTCGTGGCGAGTGGTGCGCGACTTCGTCGCATGCGCCCCGGTGGGTGCGCTGCGCGCCAAGGGCGTGGGCGAGCCGGTCGTCGCCTACCGCGCCCTGCGCCGCACGGCGGTGCGGTCGCGATTGGAAGCGGCGTCGGCCCGCGGCCTGTCTCGTTTCGTGGGCCGCCACCGAGAACTGGCACTGCTGGAAGCCATGGTGGGACGCAACCAGGCTGTGCTCGTGGTGGGCGAAGCAGGCATCGGCAAGAGCCGCTTGCTGATGGAGCTCCGCGTTCACGTCGGTGACCGCGTGCGGTGGGTCGAGGGCCATTGCCGGGCGACCGGGGCGGGCACGCCGTGGCTGCCCGTGGTCGACCTGCTGCGCAACGCGCTCGGCGTCGACGAAGCCACCGATCCCGCAGCAGTGGCCACCGCCGTCGACGCCACGATGGTCGGTCGGCCCGACGCCGCGCCGTACCTGAAGTGGTTGTTGCGGGCGGTCGGCGACGACGCCGTCGATCCTGAGCCGCAGAGCCGCCGGGCCGCGATTCACGACGCGCTGCGTGCCTTTGCCGACGAGGTCGCCGAACACGGGCCGGTGGTCGTCGCCGTGGAAGACCTCCACTGGGCCGACGACGCCTCCCAGGCCGCGGTGGCCGCCATGGCCGACGCACCCGTGCTGCTCCTCGCCACCGCTCGTCCCGGCTACGAGGCGGGCGCCATCGACATCTGGACGACGAAGCTCGGCCTCGACCAACTCGCCCCCGACGACGCCGCCGCCCTCGCGGCCGGTGCGCTGGGGGTCGACACGCTGCCCGCCGAGGTGTGCGACCTGGTGGCCGCCCGCACCGACGGCAACCCGTTGTTCGTCGAGGAGGTGGCGGCGGCGCTGGCCGAGACGGGCGCCGTGCGGCGCGACGGCGACGGGTGGGCGCTGGGGCCCGGGGCCGACGCCCTCGCCGTCCCCACCACGCTCGAAGAGGTCATCCTCGCTCGCATCGACCGGCTCGACCCCGAGGCTCGCGCCGCCCTGCAACTGGCCGCTGTCATCGGCCGCGAGTTCACCCGCACGTTGCTCGAACGCATCGCCCGCCTCGACCACCCGCTCGACGGCCACCTCGGTGAGCTCACGCGGCTCGAACTGATCCGCCAGAAGTCGCACATGCCGGAGCTCACGTTCCTCTTCAAGCACGCGCTGACCCATGAGGTGACGTACTCCACGCTGCTGGCCGACCGCAGGCGCCAACTGCACCGCGTCGTCGCCCTCGCCATCGAGGAGCTCTACGGGCCGCGCGTCGACGAGGTGGCGGACGAGCTCGCCCGCCACTGGACGGAAGCAGGCGACGAAGGGCGCGCCCTCGACTACCTCGACGCCGCTGCCGGGCGGGCCTTGTCGACCTTTTCGGTGCGGGAGGCGCGGGCGTACTTCCGTACGGCCGTCGACCTCTGCCGCCGCATCGACGATGCCCGCTTGGCCACCTTCGCCGCGGGCCTGGGCCAGTCGCACCTGGCAGCAGGCGACATGGACGACGCATGGCAGGCCTTCGACGAAGGGGCGGTCGCCGCCCGCCTGGCCGGCGACCGCGACGGCGAGGTCGTGAACCTCGGCTGGCGGGCCTACTGCGAGGTGTTCACTTACCGCTTCGACGCCGCCGAAGGCACCCTCGACGCAGCCACCGCTCCCCCCGCTCCCGACTCGGCCGACGCCCGGCTGTTCGCCCTCGCCGTGCGACGCGTGCTGGCCGACGTCACCGGGCGCCTCGACCATGTCCCCGCTTTGGAAGCGGCCGCCGCTCCCTTGGTGGCGCACGTCGGGCCGATGGCGTGGAGCATGTGGCAGGGCATGGTGGAACTACGAGCGAACTGGCGAGCCCAATGGGAAGACATCGGCCCGTTGCTCCATCGTTTCCCGGAACTGCCCAACCTCGTCGATCGAGCCGCCACGTTGTGGACGTCGGGAATGGCTGCCGCCGGGCGGGGTGACTACGTGGCCGCCCTCGACCTGCTGCGCCGCCAACTCGACATGGCCGAACGGCTGGGCGAGGTGGCGTTCCGCGCCCGCGCCTTGAACACCGTCGGCTGGGTGCACGGCGACCTGGGTGACCTCGACGGTGCCGTGGCGTGGAACGAGCGCTGCCTCGAGTTCCTCGTCACGTGTGGCATGCCCGACGTGGAGATCGAGTCGAATGCCCGCCTGAACCTGGCCGACGCCCACCTCGCCGCAGGCCGCCTCGACGAGGCGGCCCGGGAGTTGCAGGTGGTCGAACGGGTGGTGCGCCGACCGTCGTCGCCCGGCGACCAGTGGATGCGGTGGCGGTATTCGCAGCACTGGTTCCACACGGCGGGCGAACTGGCGTTGGCCCGAGGCGCGGTCTCCGACGCCGCCGCCTTGGCCGATGAGTGCTTCGCTGCGGCCCGCGAGACCGACAGCCCCAAGAACGAGGTGAAGGGGCTGCGCCTGCGGGGCCAGTGCCTCCTCGCCGCGGGCGACACGACCGGCGCCCTCGGCGCGCTGGGCGAAGCGGGCGCGCTGGCCGAAACGGTGCGCAACCCGCCGCAGCTGTGGCGCACCTTGACGGCCTTGGCCGAAGCCCGGCGAGCCGCAGGTGACGGTGCGGGCGCGGCAATCGCAGCCAAAGGCGCCGAGGAAGCGATCGGCACCGTGGTGGCAACCTTGGGGGCACATCCGCTCGCCGCCGTCCTGGCGCAGTCGGCCGACGCCCAGGCGGCGCGGGCGTACGCATGA
- a CDS encoding ubiquitin-like small modifier protein 1, which yields MAVEVRLPTILRQHAGGQGSIRANGSTLGEVFEDLVRQFPGLAGQVVTEDGALHKFVNVYVNDDDVRYLDKLDTKVGDDDVISVLPAVAGGAG from the coding sequence GTGGCCGTCGAAGTCCGTTTGCCGACCATCCTGCGCCAGCACGCGGGTGGGCAGGGCTCCATCCGAGCCAACGGCTCGACGCTGGGCGAGGTGTTCGAGGACCTGGTGCGCCAGTTCCCCGGCCTCGCGGGCCAGGTCGTCACCGAGGACGGGGCGCTGCACAAGTTCGTCAACGTCTACGTGAACGACGACGACGTGCGTTACCTCGACAAGCTCGACACCAAGGTGGGCGACGACGACGTGATCTCGGTCCTGCCCGCCGTCGCCGGAGGCGCGGGATAG
- a CDS encoding class I SAM-dependent methyltransferase, whose translation MTTTEMPPFDPAVVEEFAGRIAGTVTAGVVTLMIDIGHRTGLFEAAAAGPATSAELAERAGLSERYVREWLGAVSTAGIFRYDPDAGTFTLPVEHALLLTGGGSSNLAVLAPLVGDLARHVGAVTEAFRTGAGVPYDCYRPEFTTTMDEVGRRTYDEALVDGFLAAAPGLVERLRQGITAADLGCGAGHVVNLLGRAFPASTFVGFDIAEDALEAGRREAQAWGLDNVRFERHDVAQLPATARFDLVTAFDAVHDQADPAGVLRRAHDALADDGTFFMVDIKASSDLANNLDNPLAPMLYGISVMHCMSVSLAAGGAGLGTAWGRELACEMLAAAGFTSVSVHELPQDVFNLIYVCKPR comes from the coding sequence ATGACCACGACTGAGATGCCGCCGTTCGACCCTGCCGTCGTCGAAGAGTTCGCGGGCCGCATCGCGGGCACCGTGACCGCCGGGGTCGTCACCCTGATGATCGACATCGGCCATCGCACCGGCCTGTTCGAGGCGGCCGCGGCCGGGCCCGCCACCTCGGCCGAACTGGCCGAGCGAGCGGGCCTGTCGGAGCGCTACGTGCGGGAGTGGCTGGGGGCGGTCAGCACCGCGGGGATCTTCCGCTACGACCCCGACGCGGGGACCTTCACGCTCCCTGTCGAGCATGCGCTGCTGCTCACCGGGGGCGGCTCGTCGAACCTCGCTGTCCTGGCGCCCTTGGTGGGCGACTTGGCACGCCACGTCGGTGCCGTGACCGAGGCGTTCCGCACCGGCGCGGGGGTCCCGTACGACTGCTATCGCCCGGAGTTCACCACCACCATGGACGAGGTCGGCAGGCGGACCTACGACGAGGCCCTGGTCGACGGCTTCCTGGCCGCCGCCCCCGGGCTGGTGGAGCGGTTGCGCCAGGGCATCACTGCCGCCGACCTCGGCTGCGGAGCCGGGCATGTGGTGAACCTGTTGGGGCGGGCGTTCCCGGCATCGACGTTCGTGGGCTTCGACATCGCCGAGGACGCCTTGGAGGCAGGTCGGCGCGAGGCGCAAGCATGGGGGCTCGACAACGTCCGCTTCGAACGGCACGACGTGGCGCAGCTGCCTGCCACGGCGCGGTTCGACCTCGTCACTGCCTTCGACGCCGTACACGACCAAGCCGATCCCGCAGGCGTGCTGCGGCGGGCGCACGACGCGCTGGCCGACGACGGCACGTTCTTCATGGTCGACATCAAGGCGTCGAGCGACTTGGCGAACAACCTCGACAACCCGCTGGCCCCCATGCTCTACGGCATCAGCGTGATGCACTGCATGTCGGTGTCGCTGGCCGCGGGTGGCGCCGGATTGGGCACGGCGTGGGGACGGGAGTTGGCGTGCGAGATGCTGGCCGCGGCCGGGTTCACGTCGGTGTCGGTGCACGAGCTGCCGCAGGACGTCTTCAACCTGATCTACGTCTGCAAGCCGAGGTAA
- a CDS encoding winged helix DNA-binding domain-containing protein yields the protein MAKWTDEERATAAARLRSQLLSGPPASAVKDVVGRLLAVQAQDPRGFRLAVRCRSTGLTAADVDQALSDQRSVVVTWLNRGTLHLVRAEDYWWLHPLTTPQLVTTSERRLRQEGVSPQQAERGIAIVVEAVATDGPQTRHQLRSRLDAEGIPNRGQALVHLLLAASLRGHLVRGPVVDGEHAFASVAAWLGAAPPPLDRDAALGRLAERYLAGHAPAEPRDLAKWAGITLGDARRAFEHGADVQAPQGEVPPPRLLGAFDPLLHGWASRELFVGHHAGVVTSNGVFRPVALVDGRVVATWSMPGGRVELTPLEPVAAEARAALDADAADVERYLGLQT from the coding sequence GTGGCGAAGTGGACCGACGAGGAACGGGCGACGGCGGCCGCCCGGCTGCGGTCGCAACTGCTCTCCGGCCCGCCCGCCTCTGCGGTCAAAGACGTGGTCGGGCGCCTGCTCGCCGTGCAGGCCCAGGACCCACGCGGGTTTCGGCTCGCCGTTCGCTGCCGCTCCACCGGCCTCACCGCCGCCGATGTCGACCAGGCACTGAGCGACCAGCGTTCGGTGGTGGTGACCTGGCTCAACCGGGGCACGCTGCACCTCGTCCGGGCCGAGGACTACTGGTGGCTCCATCCGCTCACCACACCGCAACTCGTCACGACCAGCGAACGGCGCCTGCGCCAGGAGGGCGTGTCGCCGCAACAGGCAGAACGGGGCATCGCCATCGTCGTCGAGGCAGTGGCCACGGACGGGCCGCAGACCCGCCACCAACTGCGCAGCAGGCTGGACGCTGAGGGCATCCCCAACCGCGGCCAAGCCCTCGTCCATCTCCTCCTGGCGGCCAGCCTGCGCGGGCACCTGGTGCGTGGCCCGGTCGTCGACGGCGAGCACGCCTTCGCTTCGGTCGCAGCGTGGCTCGGCGCAGCGCCCCCACCGCTCGACCGCGACGCCGCCCTGGGCCGGCTGGCCGAGCGGTACCTGGCGGGCCACGCCCCCGCCGAGCCCCGCGACTTGGCCAAGTGGGCGGGCATCACGCTGGGCGACGCCCGCCGTGCCTTCGAGCACGGCGCCGACGTGCAAGCCCCGCAGGGAGAGGTCCCCCCGCCCCGGCTGCTCGGTGCGTTCGACCCGCTGCTGCACGGGTGGGCGTCACGGGAGCTGTTCGTAGGCCACCACGCGGGCGTCGTCACCAGCAACGGCGTCTTCCGGCCAGTGGCCCTCGTCGACGGCCGGGTCGTCGCCACCTGGTCGATGCCCGGCGGCCGCGTCGAGCTCACGCCCCTGGAGCCCGTCGCCGCCGAAGCCCGGGCCGCCCTCGACGCCGATGCCGCCGACGTGGAGCGTTACCTCGGCTTGCAGACGTAG
- the rph gene encoding ribonuclease PH codes for MTARRDGRAPDDLRPLRFERDYTEFAAGSVLVSMGRTRVLCTASVEEDVPRWMRGTGKGWVTAEYSMLPGSTAERVSREAAKGKQSGRTQEIQRLIGRALRAVTDMRPLGEVQIVLDCDVLQADGGTRTASICGAYVALHDACTRLQQRGVIKRNPLLDACAAVSVGVIGGVPMLDLDYSEDAGAETDMNVVMTGSGGFVEVQGTAEGAPFSRGELDELLALAEHGIASILEAQQALLATPPAAR; via the coding sequence GTGACCGCACGCAGAGACGGCCGCGCCCCCGACGACCTCCGGCCGTTGCGCTTCGAGCGCGACTACACCGAGTTCGCCGCCGGCTCGGTGCTGGTGAGCATGGGCCGCACCCGGGTGCTGTGCACCGCCTCGGTGGAGGAGGACGTGCCCCGGTGGATGCGGGGGACGGGCAAGGGCTGGGTCACCGCCGAGTACTCGATGCTGCCGGGCTCGACGGCCGAGCGGGTGAGCCGGGAGGCGGCCAAGGGTAAGCAGAGCGGGCGCACCCAGGAGATCCAGCGGTTGATCGGCCGGGCGCTGCGGGCCGTCACCGACATGCGGCCGTTGGGCGAGGTGCAGATCGTGCTCGACTGCGACGTGCTGCAGGCCGACGGCGGCACTCGCACGGCCTCGATCTGCGGCGCCTACGTGGCATTGCACGACGCCTGCACCCGGTTGCAGCAGCGGGGCGTGATCAAGCGCAACCCGTTGCTCGACGCCTGTGCGGCGGTGTCGGTCGGCGTCATCGGCGGCGTGCCCATGCTCGACCTCGACTACTCCGAGGACGCCGGGGCCGAGACCGACATGAACGTGGTGATGACGGGCTCGGGCGGCTTCGTGGAGGTGCAGGGCACGGCCGAGGGCGCGCCGTTCAGCCGCGGTGAGCTCGACGAGTTGTTGGCGCTGGCCGAGCACGGCATCGCCTCGATCCTCGAAGCGCAGCAGGCCCTGTTGGCAACGCCCCCCGCCGCCCGGTGA